The Solirubrobacterales bacterium genome has a window encoding:
- a CDS encoding FHA domain-containing protein, whose product METEPIAVALKFGFLAVLYLFLLWVARSGFRELRRTSAPAPDATGVYPVGPGGRAAATDASLVVTRGGGLEPGERFDLFGGISIGRSTDADVRIEDRFASGVHARLYSRGASYYVEDMNSTNGTFLNGGRLDGEAKLSDLDELRIGDTEFRFELEVPGV is encoded by the coding sequence ATGGAGACCGAGCCGATCGCGGTAGCGCTCAAGTTCGGCTTCCTCGCCGTTCTCTATCTGTTCCTGCTCTGGGTGGCAAGGAGCGGCTTTCGCGAGTTGCGCCGAACGTCCGCACCAGCGCCTGACGCGACCGGCGTCTATCCAGTTGGACCGGGCGGCCGGGCAGCGGCCACCGACGCCTCCTTGGTGGTGACCCGCGGGGGAGGCCTGGAGCCGGGCGAGCGCTTCGATCTGTTTGGAGGGATCTCGATCGGGCGCTCAACCGACGCCGACGTCAGGATCGAGGACCGCTTCGCGTCGGGGGTGCACGCGCGCCTCTACTCACGCGGAGCCAGCTACTACGTTGAGGACATGAACTCCACCAATGGGACGTTCCTCAACGGGGGGCGTCTCGACGGGGAAGCGAAGCTGAGCGACCTCGATGAGCTTCGGATCGGCGACACCGAGTTTCGCTTCGAGCTCGAGGTGCCCGGAGTCTGA
- a CDS encoding DUF3662 and FHA domain-containing protein, whose protein sequence is MRPPLAAPHKELRISVLRNLEQRIENLVEGVFSRAFSSQVQPVEIARKLAKEMDAHRTASVSRVYVPNQYTVWLSTEDRQRLEGYERSLEQELSGYLLEHARRQDYALLTRPEVNLETDDRLRLGEFGIQTRLVKPPARQGEEPSQGEEGHTMVYSAPPKQSRKERRRPGGHLTETKAIVTVDDRRYVLDGPVAVIGRAHGCDCVLADPNVSREHAELRRGSTGDWQIVDLGSTNGVKINGRRVDRSRLSPGDEVTLGTTRFTFDIEQ, encoded by the coding sequence GTGCGGCCGCCGCTCGCCGCCCCGCACAAGGAGCTTCGGATCAGCGTTCTGCGAAATCTCGAGCAACGAATCGAGAACCTCGTCGAAGGGGTATTCAGCCGTGCCTTTTCGTCGCAGGTGCAACCCGTCGAGATCGCCCGCAAGCTGGCCAAGGAGATGGACGCCCATCGGACGGCGTCCGTGTCCCGGGTCTATGTCCCGAACCAGTACACGGTCTGGCTGTCCACCGAGGACCGGCAGCGGCTCGAGGGGTACGAGCGCTCGCTTGAGCAGGAGCTGTCTGGGTACCTGCTCGAGCACGCCCGTCGTCAGGATTACGCGCTGCTGACGCGACCCGAGGTCAACCTCGAGACGGACGACCGCCTGCGGCTTGGAGAGTTTGGGATCCAGACCCGGCTGGTGAAGCCGCCCGCCCGCCAGGGCGAGGAGCCATCCCAGGGAGAGGAAGGCCACACGATGGTCTACAGCGCGCCGCCGAAGCAGTCGCGCAAGGAGCGGCGTCGGCCAGGAGGCCATCTGACCGAGACGAAGGCGATCGTGACCGTGGATGACCGCAGGTACGTGCTTGACGGCCCCGTGGCGGTGATCGGGCGCGCACACGGGTGCGACTGTGTGCTCGCGGACCCGAACGTCTCGCGGGAGCACGCGGAGTTGCGCCGCGGCTCTACCGGAGACTGGCAGATCGTCGACCTGGGCTCGACCAACGGCGTCAAGATCAACGGCCGGCGTGTCGACCGGTCGCGGCTGTCGCCCGGGGACGAGGTGACACTCGGGACGACGAGATTCACCTTCGACATCGAGCAGTAG
- a CDS encoding Stp1/IreP family PP2C-type Ser/Thr phosphatase codes for MLRVAEEAHRTDTGRQRNANEDAYFARESLFAVADGMGGAQAGEVASRLAAESFEPVTRGEESPEAYLRAIARTANARIHHLAQADSSRSGMGTTLTAALLEDDEVSFAHVGDSRAYVFREGELKLLTSDHSLVEELRRQGRLTDEQAEDHPQRSIITRALGPEREVEVDTMTYRARSGDIYLLCSDGLTTMVREERIAATLAETESLDDAVSSLVREANEAGGRDNITVVAFRVEDAEQAAETKEHPTLIGPAAEEAGLAAGALAEARSGEAARPGERGAPITPARRWPRRLATSLVAVAVLAAVVGAAVYGLHQVYFLGTDSGGRAALYRGLPYRLPLGIDLYTEIYSAPIQVSAIPANRRDGATNHTLRSHDDAADLLNDLQSAAERATRSSNAQGKQNGSAPGAQNGRAPQNGGSGGGGGR; via the coding sequence ATGCTGCGCGTCGCCGAGGAGGCTCATCGCACGGACACGGGACGTCAGCGCAACGCGAATGAGGATGCGTACTTTGCTCGCGAGTCGCTGTTCGCAGTCGCAGATGGCATGGGCGGCGCGCAAGCCGGCGAAGTTGCCTCGCGGCTGGCGGCCGAGTCGTTCGAGCCTGTCACCCGCGGCGAGGAGTCACCGGAGGCTTACCTGCGAGCGATCGCCAGGACAGCCAACGCCCGCATTCACCACCTCGCCCAGGCCGACTCCTCGCGTTCGGGGATGGGGACAACCCTGACGGCCGCCCTGCTGGAGGACGACGAGGTGAGCTTCGCCCACGTCGGCGACAGCCGTGCGTACGTGTTCCGCGAGGGTGAGCTGAAGCTCTTGACTTCCGACCACTCGCTGGTCGAGGAGCTCCGCCGTCAGGGCCGTCTGACCGATGAGCAGGCTGAGGACCATCCCCAGCGCTCGATCATCACTCGGGCGCTGGGCCCTGAGCGGGAGGTCGAGGTGGACACGATGACCTACCGGGCGCGGTCCGGGGACATCTACCTGCTCTGCTCGGACGGGCTGACGACGATGGTCCGTGAGGAGCGGATCGCGGCCACGCTGGCGGAGACCGAGAGTCTCGACGACGCCGTCTCGAGCCTGGTGCGGGAGGCGAACGAGGCCGGAGGCCGAGACAACATCACCGTGGTCGCCTTCCGAGTGGAGGACGCCGAGCAGGCGGCCGAGACCAAGGAGCATCCCACCCTGATCGGCCCGGCCGCGGAGGAGGCGGGGTTGGCCGCGGGGGCTCTTGCGGAGGCCCGAAGCGGCGAAGCGGCGAGGCCCGGGGAGCGGGGTGCGCCCATTACGCCGGCTCGCAGGTGGCCGCGGCGCCTCGCCACGTCCCTGGTTGCGGTCGCGGTCCTCGCCGCCGTGGTGGGCGCCGCCGTCTATGGCTTGCACCAGGTGTACTTTCTCGGGACGGACTCCGGGGGCCGGGCCGCGCTGTACCGCGGGCTTCCGTACCGGCTGCCGCTGGGGATCGATCTCTATACGGAGATCTACTCGGCGCCAATCCAGGTCAGCGCGATTCCCGCCAACCGACGCGACGGCGCCACGAATCACACGCTCCGCTCCCACGACGACGCTGCCGACCTGCTAAATGATCTCCAGTCGGCGGCGGAGCGGGCCACGCGAAGCTCGAACGCGCAGGGCAAGCAGAATGGGAGCGCGCCCGGGGCGCAAAATGGGCGCGCACCTCAGAATGGCGGCTCGGGTGGTGGGGGCGGGCGGTGA
- a CDS encoding serine/threonine-protein kinase, with amino-acid sequence MGRFRVLDRVGSGGMGTVYRAFDERLQRQVAVKEIAGADARRVLREAQAAARLNHPSIVTLYELGSVGDRALLVSELVEGSTLAELAQREGVSDREVAEFGADICEALAHAHGRGVIHRDVKPQNIVVRADDGVGRRAKLMDFGIASVTDGPALTATGDVVGTLAYMAPEQAEGEPAGEPADTYSLGLTLYEMWAGTNPVARETPAHTAREIGRPLPSLCDYRPDLPHGLTACVDGCLRPEPGSRPPLHELHRRLVAALPSLDGQRPVPPPHADERAGDGAGWLRVGQLVALTAWGLAVTLVAAAFGRPGLALILGLLTAPAILVASRLSWAPLPLVAPLLGVLSAAPVYPAAAGARGTALERGVLGALGWCWLLVGAASIDAGSRFGLIDKAPHGWSRSTADAASALIWPLLAPEVLLGALVFALAAAAFGVILRAGHVALALLGALLWSAGLEAGLQLVSDGGGLSDRPLLIAAGALVAVIIEFRVRRPQAPAPPAPIPGGRAAIQGGGSGGMP; translated from the coding sequence ATGGGACGCTTTCGTGTCCTGGACCGGGTCGGCTCGGGAGGGATGGGCACCGTCTATCGGGCCTTCGACGAGAGGCTCCAGCGACAGGTTGCGGTGAAGGAGATCGCCGGCGCTGACGCTCGACGGGTGCTGCGCGAGGCCCAGGCGGCCGCTCGCCTCAACCACCCGAGCATCGTGACGCTGTACGAGTTGGGCTCGGTTGGTGACCGGGCTTTGCTGGTGAGCGAGCTGGTCGAAGGCTCGACGCTGGCGGAACTGGCTCAGCGCGAGGGTGTCAGCGATCGCGAGGTCGCGGAGTTCGGCGCGGACATCTGCGAGGCGCTCGCCCACGCTCACGGCCGCGGGGTGATCCACCGCGACGTCAAGCCCCAGAACATCGTCGTTCGCGCTGACGATGGCGTGGGTAGGCGAGCGAAGCTCATGGACTTCGGGATTGCTTCGGTGACGGACGGTCCAGCGCTGACGGCGACCGGGGACGTGGTTGGGACGCTTGCTTACATGGCGCCGGAACAGGCCGAGGGTGAGCCGGCCGGTGAGCCGGCCGACACCTATTCGCTTGGGCTCACGCTGTACGAGATGTGGGCCGGCACGAACCCCGTGGCGCGCGAAACACCGGCGCACACCGCCAGGGAGATCGGCCGCCCGCTTCCTTCGCTGTGCGACTATCGGCCGGACCTCCCGCACGGGCTCACCGCCTGCGTCGACGGATGCCTTCGCCCGGAGCCGGGGTCGCGCCCCCCGCTCCACGAGCTCCACCGCCGTCTGGTGGCGGCGCTTCCCTCGCTCGACGGGCAGCGCCCCGTCCCCCCACCGCATGCTGACGAGCGAGCCGGGGATGGAGCGGGCTGGCTGCGAGTTGGCCAGCTCGTGGCGCTTACCGCATGGGGACTGGCCGTGACGCTGGTGGCCGCGGCCTTCGGGCGCCCGGGCCTGGCCCTGATCCTGGGCCTGTTGACCGCCCCCGCCATCCTCGTCGCCTCGCGCCTGTCTTGGGCCCCGTTGCCACTCGTGGCTCCGTTGCTCGGCGTGTTATCGGCGGCGCCGGTCTATCCGGCAGCAGCCGGAGCACGCGGGACCGCATTGGAGCGTGGAGTGCTTGGCGCACTCGGCTGGTGCTGGCTGCTGGTGGGGGCGGCGAGCATCGACGCGGGGTCGCGGTTCGGGCTCATCGACAAGGCGCCACACGGTTGGAGCCGTTCCACGGCCGATGCCGCAAGCGCGCTGATCTGGCCGCTCCTGGCCCCGGAGGTGCTGCTCGGCGCACTTGTCTTCGCGCTGGCCGCCGCCGCTTTCGGGGTGATTCTGCGCGCCGGGCACGTCGCCCTTGCTTTGCTCGGCGCCTTGCTGTGGTCGGCCGGGCTGGAAGCCGGTCTCCAGCTCGTGTCCGACGGTGGCGGACTCAGTGACCGCCCGCTGCTGATTGCGGCAGGGGCGCTCGTGGCCGTGATCATCGAGTTCCGCGTGCGCCGGCCGCAGGCTCCCGCCCCCCCGGCGCCGATACCAGGCGGCCGCGCAGCAATCCAGGGCGGAGGATCGGGCGGAATGCCGTGA
- a CDS encoding CARDB domain-containing protein — protein MDAVRQRQIMVRRAVGAGLVVVLLILIVLGIRGCLNERKQRGFENYARDLTAIVAQSDQLSHDFFARLSDPGNLSALSFEAEIKSYRGGAEDLTNRVEALDTPDELKGAQGELNLAFQLRSDALTGISDQISTALGTQGRSQAVQSIADYMQYFLASDVLYARARDQINAELEDQDISERVPESIFLADQRWLDPLEVSSALALVSSGSKKATSGTHGLALYQTTIQPGDMTLDPSSAATVTSTGPPELEVQVQNQGDSEESDIGVSFELTGGAQTISGDTTIPRIAPGGIQTASIPIQPDPDTGKALTLEVTVQPVVGEQISENNRSTYQVTFR, from the coding sequence TTGGACGCCGTTCGCCAGCGTCAGATCATGGTTCGCCGCGCGGTCGGCGCCGGCCTGGTGGTCGTGCTCTTGATCCTGATCGTGCTCGGGATCCGGGGGTGCCTGAATGAGCGCAAGCAGCGTGGTTTCGAGAACTACGCCCGCGACTTGACCGCGATCGTCGCCCAGTCGGACCAGCTCTCCCACGACTTCTTCGCGCGGCTCAGCGACCCCGGAAACCTCAGCGCCCTCAGCTTCGAGGCCGAGATCAAGTCGTATCGAGGCGGCGCAGAGGACCTCACGAACCGGGTGGAGGCACTCGACACCCCGGACGAGCTGAAGGGTGCTCAGGGTGAGCTCAACCTGGCGTTCCAGCTGCGCAGTGACGCGCTCACCGGCATCTCCGACCAGATCTCCACCGCGCTGGGCACCCAGGGACGGAGCCAGGCCGTCCAGTCGATCGCGGACTACATGCAGTACTTCCTGGCGAGCGACGTGCTGTACGCGCGGGCGCGGGACCAGATCAACGCTGAGCTCGAGGACCAGGACATCAGCGAAAGGGTGCCGGAGAGCATCTTCCTCGCGGACCAGCGCTGGCTTGATCCGCTCGAGGTCTCATCCGCCCTCGCGCTGGTCTCGAGCGGCAGCAAGAAGGCGACCAGCGGCACCCACGGCCTAGCGCTTTATCAGACCACCATTCAACCCGGCGACATGACCCTCGATCCCAGCAGCGCGGCGACCGTCACCAGCACTGGTCCCCCCGAGCTCGAGGTCCAGGTCCAGAACCAGGGCGACTCCGAGGAGTCCGACATCGGGGTCAGCTTCGAGCTGACCGGGGGCGCCCAGACGATCTCCGGCGACACGACGATCCCGCGGATCGCGCCCGGCGGGATCCAGACAGCATCGATCCCGATCCAGCCGGACCCGGATACGGGGAAGGCGCTCACTCTCGAAGTGACTGTTCAGCCCGTCGTGGGAGAGCAGATCTCAGAGAACAATCGCTCGACCTACCAGGTCACCTTCCGCTGA